The following are encoded in a window of Solibacillus sp. FSL R7-0668 genomic DNA:
- a CDS encoding DUF4179 domain-containing protein, translated as MNTRLKRKDKELDQLELERLIRETPVEIDLVNRTMNKYDSSPSASHSVNVKASKTIRKRLFRITASVAMIFSLIIITGLISPTMAATMKEVPLLSSVFKFTRDLGLHAADEKELSTKLNKSVTHEGYTLNVTEVVYDGTRVAIGIEHLPKEGENSKESLSDQISKIELLLNGKPLDHTNFSGIVGQPSKDNNSAIFEFADLRNQGGKPFPKQFNLTLSATITGISEPFKMDIPVSDIGNYVKLQPNISRKYKNNQFTIEQIMLTPITTSITTRIALLDKSTTVDSRGGISIDVFDEQGHKLKISSGNRRRETNEGTSDLIEDLRLHPFETLPKAITIKPYTHLYDSYPNGSFKLDKNGEPIIQYIPELEITIPINSKE; from the coding sequence TTGAACACTCGTTTAAAACGGAAGGATAAAGAGCTGGACCAGTTAGAGTTAGAAAGGTTAATTCGGGAAACACCTGTAGAAATTGATTTGGTCAATCGTACGATGAATAAATACGATAGTAGTCCATCTGCAAGCCATTCAGTGAACGTTAAAGCATCCAAAACCATCCGAAAAAGGCTGTTTCGGATTACCGCTTCTGTAGCAATGATTTTTAGTTTGATCATTATCACGGGTTTAATATCACCAACGATGGCGGCGACGATGAAAGAAGTGCCATTATTATCATCTGTTTTTAAATTTACAAGGGATCTTGGTCTGCACGCAGCAGATGAAAAGGAACTCTCAACAAAATTGAATAAAAGCGTTACGCATGAGGGCTATACATTAAATGTAACAGAGGTCGTGTATGACGGTACACGTGTTGCAATTGGGATTGAACACCTGCCTAAAGAGGGTGAAAATTCAAAAGAAAGTTTGTCAGATCAGATAAGTAAGATTGAACTTTTACTAAATGGTAAACCATTGGATCATACCAATTTTAGCGGCATTGTTGGACAACCAAGTAAGGATAATAATTCTGCGATTTTTGAATTTGCAGATTTGAGAAATCAAGGTGGAAAGCCTTTCCCGAAGCAGTTTAATTTGACATTATCCGCTACTATAACTGGGATTTCTGAGCCTTTTAAAATGGATATTCCAGTAAGTGATATTGGTAACTATGTAAAGCTACAACCTAATATAAGTAGAAAATACAAAAATAATCAGTTTACCATTGAACAAATTATGCTAACCCCTATTACAACTAGTATTACGACAAGAATAGCCTTGCTTGATAAATCAACTACTGTAGATTCTCGGGGAGGAATAAGTATCGACGTTTTTGATGAACAAGGTCATAAATTAAAAATAAGTAGTGGCAATAGACGCCGTGAGACAAATGAAGGAACTAGCGATTTAATCGAGGATTTACGGTTACACCCATTTGAAACCTTACCAAAAGCTATTACAATCAAACCGTATACCCATCTCTATGATTCCTACCCAAACGGATCATTCAAATTGGATAAAAACGGGGAACCAATCATTCAATACATCCCAGAGCTAGAAATAACAATACCGATTAACTCAAAAGAATAA
- a CDS encoding carbohydrate ABC transporter permease: MIMPKSRQVIFYIILILSALMLAGPMLMAIMMSFMSNQDILTGSLPTSLTLDNYAQAFERFPLFGYLFNSLLIAIVITMGQLLLSSLAAYAFVFLEFKGRDLLFYVFIATMMVPFEVSIIPNFHIIRDLGWIDTYAGLAVPFFATAFGTFLLRQNFKQIPKELREASQIAGMGDFKYYLTVVLPIAKSSLVTLGIYGFLTSWNMYLWPLLATTNDKVRTVQIGLKQLQTQEQLNDWGVIMAGAVIVIIPTLILLFFGQKKLQKGLTEGALK, from the coding sequence ATGATCATGCCTAAAAGTAGACAAGTCATTTTTTATATCATCCTAATCCTTTCTGCCTTGATGTTAGCGGGACCTATGCTAATGGCCATTATGATGAGCTTTATGAGCAATCAGGATATTTTAACAGGAAGTCTACCAACGTCACTCACGTTGGATAATTATGCCCAAGCATTTGAACGATTTCCTCTCTTTGGCTATTTATTTAATAGCTTGTTGATTGCGATTGTCATTACGATGGGGCAACTTCTTTTATCTAGTTTGGCAGCCTATGCCTTCGTATTTTTGGAGTTTAAAGGTCGAGATTTATTATTTTATGTTTTTATCGCAACGATGATGGTTCCTTTTGAAGTTTCGATTATTCCTAACTTTCACATTATCCGTGATTTAGGCTGGATTGATACCTATGCAGGCTTGGCCGTTCCTTTCTTTGCAACGGCTTTTGGTACATTTTTGCTAAGACAAAATTTCAAGCAAATCCCAAAGGAATTAAGGGAAGCAAGCCAAATTGCGGGCATGGGTGATTTTAAATATTATTTAACCGTCGTATTACCCATAGCAAAGTCTAGTTTAGTGACATTAGGGATTTATGGATTTTTAACTTCATGGAATATGTATCTATGGCCACTTTTAGCAACAACAAATGACAAAGTGCGTACGGTACAAATCGGCTTGAAGCAATTACAAACTCAAGAGCAGTTAAATGACTGGGGCGTCATAATGGCGGGTGCCGTAATCGTGATTATTCCAACATTAATCTTGCTGTTCTTTGGGCAGAAGAAGCTTCAAAAAGGGTTAACAGAAGGAGCATTAAAATAA
- a CDS encoding ABC transporter ATP-binding protein produces the protein MSRIELVEISKSYDKQEDVLNEINLTIDEGEFFVLVGPSGSGKSTLLRMIAGLEEISGGVLKINGDMVNHIPPKDRNLSMVFQNYALYPHLSVEQNILFGLKAKKVEKQEQQKRLHEAAEMMGLTELLKRKPRELSGGQRQRVALARSIVSQSPLCLMDEPLSNLDAKLRANMRVQIRRLQKKLGMTMIYVTHDQVEAMTMGDRIMVLNDGKIQQVGKPINLYNEPANLFVATFIGSPKMNMGKAMFSKDGKHLIVEDQLQIPIDASFGQDIPKNRPLTIGIRAEHILPETDGTIKHTLEVVNVEQLGNETSIAFDVGQELWTAKWPGQWSISVGKKIPVHILPENLLFFDSETGELIQSASKGKEQEVLST, from the coding sequence ATGAGCCGAATTGAATTAGTTGAAATTTCAAAATCATACGACAAACAAGAAGACGTATTGAATGAAATCAATTTAACGATTGACGAAGGGGAGTTTTTTGTCCTTGTTGGTCCTTCAGGGTCAGGCAAGAGTACATTGCTTAGAATGATTGCAGGGCTTGAGGAGATTTCTGGGGGCGTATTAAAAATTAACGGAGACATGGTCAATCACATTCCGCCAAAGGATCGAAATTTATCTATGGTTTTCCAAAATTACGCTTTATATCCTCATCTATCAGTTGAACAAAATATTCTCTTTGGTTTAAAGGCAAAAAAAGTGGAGAAACAGGAGCAGCAAAAAAGATTACATGAAGCTGCGGAAATGATGGGCTTAACTGAATTGTTAAAACGCAAGCCAAGAGAACTTTCTGGCGGTCAAAGACAACGTGTAGCTTTAGCTCGATCCATTGTAAGTCAATCACCACTTTGTTTGATGGATGAGCCACTTTCAAATCTGGATGCAAAGCTTCGCGCAAATATGCGTGTTCAAATTCGCAGATTACAAAAAAAATTAGGCATGACGATGATATACGTTACCCATGACCAAGTGGAAGCCATGACGATGGGGGACAGAATTATGGTATTAAATGATGGGAAAATCCAGCAAGTGGGCAAACCCATCAACCTCTATAACGAACCGGCTAATTTGTTTGTCGCTACTTTTATCGGTTCCCCAAAGATGAATATGGGAAAGGCTATGTTTTCAAAGGATGGAAAGCATTTAATCGTAGAAGACCAGCTTCAGATTCCAATCGATGCATCGTTTGGACAGGACATACCTAAAAATCGACCGTTAACGATCGGGATTCGAGCAGAGCACATACTTCCTGAAACAGATGGAACTATAAAGCACACTTTGGAAGTAGTGAATGTCGAGCAATTAGGAAATGAGACATCGATTGCATTTGATGTTGGCCAAGAGTTATGGACGGCTAAATGGCCTGGGCAATGGTCCATTTCAGTGGGGAAAAAAATACCTGTGCACATATTACCTGAGAATCTATTGTTTTTTGATTCGGAAACGGGCGAGTTAATTCAATCTGCCTCTAAAGGGAAAGAACAAGAGGTTTTATCTACATGA
- a CDS encoding methyl-accepting chemotaxis protein, whose product MEFIQSLGIMSEYIHMALKKEAVVVIADKDRNVVKYIPGENIKLDYKEGDKVNAGDTNLMTALSGRDSDIYLDASVYGMAINAYAFPIRENGEVVGALGFGRPLDKEQQLEEYIESVRGIVNTLQDKTHIMASHSEELAATSTEIRSQSERALEDSAKTNDITRLIKDISRQTNLLGLNASIEAARAGQYGAGFNIVAQEVRKLSQQTDESTSKIESSLSNVQQNLKSLLENMNQISEASNEEAKLAQDVSNVIEQLDEVSTKLEAFMKTMF is encoded by the coding sequence ATGGAATTTATACAATCATTAGGTATTATGTCGGAATATATTCATATGGCTTTAAAAAAGGAAGCCGTTGTCGTAATTGCAGATAAGGATCGCAATGTAGTGAAATATATTCCTGGAGAAAATATAAAGTTAGACTATAAAGAAGGCGACAAAGTAAATGCAGGCGATACCAATTTAATGACAGCATTGAGCGGCCGTGATTCAGATATTTATTTAGATGCGAGCGTTTATGGTATGGCGATTAATGCCTATGCTTTTCCAATTCGTGAAAATGGTGAAGTGGTAGGAGCATTAGGCTTCGGTAGACCATTAGATAAAGAACAGCAATTAGAGGAATATATTGAATCCGTAAGAGGCATTGTCAATACATTGCAGGATAAAACACATATCATGGCGTCACATTCAGAGGAGCTGGCTGCAACGAGCACCGAAATTCGTTCGCAATCTGAACGAGCATTAGAAGATTCCGCAAAGACAAATGATATTACACGCCTAATTAAAGATATTTCACGTCAAACGAATCTTTTAGGTTTAAATGCTTCGATTGAGGCGGCACGTGCAGGACAATATGGCGCGGGCTTTAACATTGTGGCACAAGAGGTTCGTAAGCTGTCTCAGCAAACGGATGAATCGACTTCGAAAATTGAGTCGTCTTTATCAAATGTACAGCAGAATTTGAAATCCTTATTAGAAAACATGAATCAAATTTCAGAAGCATCGAATGAAGAAGCAAAATTAGCGCAGGACGTTTCGAATGTAATCGAACAGTTAGATGAAGTATCAACAAAGCTAGAAGCATTTATGAAAACGATGTTCTAA
- a CDS encoding HAD-IIA family hydrolase, whose translation MTIQAYDAYCFDLDGTIYVGDQVLPGVLNTITHLQQQGKHIFFITNSPTQTRQDVVEKLLRFGIHITAHQVITTAYLTAQYVVEHMPTSISYIVGEAAISKEFQYEQLQLTADPLRATNVIIGLDRQITFEKLNNAMVAARNGAQLIVTNPDQVCPVPNGFQLDTMAIAKAVEIASDSQIDVIIGKPSSYFAQHIMRLLDVKKENYLIIGDRLDTDILLGTQAGIDTCFVLTGASTTAQLKSISYKPKYIMSTMQELHAALIS comes from the coding sequence ATGACGATACAAGCATACGATGCGTACTGTTTCGATTTAGATGGAACAATTTATGTTGGGGATCAAGTGCTCCCAGGTGTACTCAATACAATCACCCACCTTCAGCAGCAAGGGAAGCATATCTTTTTCATCACAAATTCACCGACACAAACGCGTCAAGATGTCGTTGAAAAACTACTACGCTTTGGCATACATATAACAGCTCACCAAGTTATTACAACGGCTTATTTAACAGCCCAGTATGTAGTAGAGCATATGCCAACAAGTATTTCCTACATTGTAGGTGAAGCGGCAATTAGCAAGGAATTTCAATATGAACAGCTTCAACTGACGGCTGATCCACTTCGAGCAACAAATGTAATTATCGGCTTAGATCGCCAAATTACATTTGAAAAGCTAAATAATGCGATGGTTGCAGCTCGGAATGGTGCGCAATTGATTGTCACGAATCCTGATCAAGTTTGCCCAGTACCAAATGGATTCCAATTGGATACAATGGCCATTGCCAAAGCCGTTGAAATTGCGTCCGACAGCCAAATTGATGTAATTATCGGCAAGCCATCTTCCTATTTCGCACAACATATTATGCGCCTGCTGGATGTGAAAAAGGAAAACTATTTAATTATTGGTGACCGACTTGATACGGATATTTTACTGGGCACGCAAGCTGGAATTGACACTTGCTTTGTTTTAACCGGAGCATCGACAACCGCACAACTAAAAAGTATATCGTATAAACCAAAGTATATTATGAGTACGATGCAAGAGTTACATGCAGCGTTAATAAGTTAA
- a CDS encoding GNAT family N-acetyltransferase, with protein sequence MDKTEIISLFHKELRYEAQTPGYIREETEHVVRHISKFGESGFILASNINSDNATAVIKNEVSYFKNLQQDFEWKVYSYDKPDHLKDLLEQKGFTDGEPEALMVMKLTDGHPFLVNSQLHDVKEITDEQGIQAIVNLEDTIWNESHAELGKRLLRDKQSNPDTLYLYGIYEGTQLVSAAWMYLEANSSFASLWGGSTLPSFRGKGYYTKLLAARAQKAYEKDHPFLTVDASPMSKPILEKCGFDCLAYSYGYQSPDSK encoded by the coding sequence ATGGATAAAACTGAAATCATTTCACTATTTCACAAAGAACTGAGGTATGAGGCCCAAACACCTGGATACATAAGGGAAGAAACCGAGCATGTAGTGCGTCACATTTCAAAATTTGGTGAATCGGGGTTTATTCTTGCTTCGAATATCAATAGTGACAATGCAACAGCGGTTATCAAAAATGAAGTAAGCTATTTTAAAAATCTTCAGCAAGATTTTGAGTGGAAGGTGTATAGCTATGATAAGCCGGATCATTTGAAGGACTTACTTGAACAGAAAGGCTTTACAGATGGTGAGCCTGAAGCACTTATGGTCATGAAATTAACAGATGGGCATCCATTTCTGGTCAATAGCCAGCTCCATGATGTAAAGGAAATAACGGACGAACAGGGGATTCAAGCAATTGTGAACCTGGAAGACACTATTTGGAATGAGTCCCATGCAGAGCTTGGAAAAAGACTTTTGCGGGATAAACAAAGTAACCCGGACACATTATACCTTTACGGAATTTATGAAGGGACACAGCTTGTCAGCGCGGCGTGGATGTACTTGGAGGCAAACTCATCCTTTGCTAGTCTTTGGGGTGGGTCAACATTACCGTCATTTCGAGGAAAAGGCTATTACACGAAGCTGCTAGCTGCGCGTGCACAAAAGGCTTATGAAAAGGACCATCCTTTCCTTACCGTTGATGCTAGCCCAATGAGCAAACCAATCTTAGAGAAATGCGGCTTTGACTGCCTTGCTTATTCCTATGGCTACCAGTCACCAGATTCAAAGTAA
- a CDS encoding glycerophosphodiester phosphodiesterase, with protein sequence MNKIKKLILTLAVLIISYTVGILVAGLIAESTKPPDKQAVMTPSVTESPKIIAHRGANDRINEATIAAYKMAAADGVDALEIDLRMTEDGALIAMHDQAINRTTNGQGDVSDYSLEEIKSFLTIGEYHGQTFTEEIPTLNEILSTFTDTEHYYIETRLVNGELKMEEPLIELLEEYQLLEKGLVTIQSFSKQSLNKIHELHPKIPLTLLYKKGKFNLKDALTSPYPFIGIESSDITRGVVKKLHQNGKEVHVYFTNRKTQKKEQQRIKAFHVDGYFTDYIEYTKQLLQ encoded by the coding sequence TTGAACAAAATAAAGAAGCTCATACTTACATTAGCGGTGCTCATCATCAGCTATACAGTAGGAATATTGGTGGCAGGTTTAATAGCCGAATCAACTAAGCCTCCAGATAAACAGGCTGTTATGACGCCGTCAGTTACAGAATCGCCTAAAATTATTGCACATCGTGGCGCAAATGATCGGATTAATGAAGCAACGATTGCAGCTTACAAAATGGCAGCGGCTGATGGCGTGGATGCACTAGAAATTGATTTGCGTATGACAGAGGATGGTGCGCTGATCGCGATGCATGACCAAGCGATTAACCGAACGACGAATGGGCAAGGGGATGTTAGTGATTATTCTTTGGAGGAAATAAAATCTTTTCTGACGATTGGGGAGTACCATGGTCAAACTTTTACAGAGGAAATACCTACATTGAACGAAATCCTTTCCACTTTTACGGATACGGAGCATTACTATATTGAAACAAGATTAGTTAATGGTGAATTAAAGATGGAAGAGCCGTTAATCGAATTGCTGGAAGAATACCAATTACTTGAAAAGGGCTTAGTTACGATTCAGTCCTTCTCCAAGCAAAGCCTGAATAAAATTCATGAGCTACACCCAAAAATACCATTAACGCTTTTATATAAGAAAGGGAAATTTAATTTGAAGGATGCGTTGACCTCGCCTTATCCATTCATTGGGATTGAGTCATCCGATATCACTCGTGGTGTTGTGAAGAAACTACACCAAAACGGGAAAGAAGTTCATGTGTACTTTACGAATCGCAAAACACAAAAAAAGGAACAACAGCGAATAAAAGCATTCCATGTAGATGGCTACTTTACAGATTATATTGAGTATACGAAGCAGCTATTGCAGTAA
- a CDS encoding glycerophosphodiester phosphodiesterase, whose product MTKIYGHRGAKGTYPENTLLSFAKAIEQGVEGLELDVHMTKDGEIVVIHDESLERTTDGKGSIQDMTLEEIKQFSAGPKSKFAHFPNYDEELWTAERVPTLMEVFELLKPYPTELNIELKTTIEKYEGIEEKVLSIVKAYGNQRKVIYSSFHLPTILRVKKLSPEAKIAWLLNEKITLPNDQLQTLELDALHIAKSIVLPNKNIALKLMYLISTLNVSEANEIKQLIDFIESTNAVDAFHNLYEQIRVWTVNEPEEIKQLLDLGVDTIITDYPERALSIRNEQQ is encoded by the coding sequence ATGACGAAAATTTATGGTCACCGCGGTGCGAAAGGCACGTACCCTGAGAACACATTATTATCATTTGCTAAAGCAATTGAACAAGGTGTAGAAGGTTTAGAATTGGATGTACATATGACAAAAGATGGCGAAATCGTCGTCATTCATGATGAAAGCCTAGAGCGTACAACAGATGGGAAAGGCTCTATTCAAGACATGACCTTAGAAGAAATTAAGCAATTTAGTGCGGGACCGAAAAGCAAATTTGCCCATTTTCCGAACTATGACGAAGAACTATGGACAGCAGAGCGTGTACCTACACTAATGGAAGTTTTTGAACTATTGAAGCCATATCCAACTGAACTGAATATTGAGTTAAAAACGACTATTGAAAAGTATGAAGGAATCGAAGAAAAGGTACTATCAATTGTAAAAGCATATGGCAATCAGCGTAAAGTTATTTATTCTTCATTTCATTTACCGACGATACTCCGTGTAAAAAAGTTATCTCCGGAGGCAAAAATCGCTTGGTTACTAAACGAAAAAATTACGCTTCCAAACGATCAGCTACAAACGTTGGAACTAGATGCCTTACATATAGCAAAATCCATTGTATTACCAAATAAAAATATAGCACTAAAATTAATGTATTTAATAAGTACGCTAAACGTATCAGAGGCAAATGAAATTAAACAGCTAATTGATTTTATCGAAAGCACGAATGCGGTTGATGCATTTCACAATCTCTATGAACAAATACGCGTTTGGACGGTCAATGAGCCAGAAGAAATAAAGCAATTATTGGACTTAGGTGTGGATACCATTATAACGGATTATCCGGAAAGAGCCCTATCCATTAGAAACGAGCAACAATAA
- a CDS encoding OsmC family protein — MADVKTTLKTVWNGNAKGNGTIKAPNLETDLAIPVALGGTGEGSEPKEMLIASATACFTMTLTGMLQMKKFPVDQILVDTESTNSKEDGFKINHSCQIVLSADATDEQVQSAYTVIGLADKGCAVGNMLRKADVQIVADGKVTVA, encoded by the coding sequence ATGGCGGATGTAAAAACAACTTTAAAAACAGTTTGGAACGGCAATGCAAAAGGAAATGGTACGATTAAAGCACCTAATCTGGAAACAGATCTTGCAATTCCAGTAGCTTTAGGGGGTACCGGAGAAGGATCAGAGCCTAAAGAGATGCTTATTGCCTCTGCAACAGCTTGCTTTACAATGACACTAACAGGCATGCTACAAATGAAAAAATTCCCGGTAGACCAAATCCTTGTAGATACAGAATCAACAAATTCAAAAGAAGACGGCTTTAAAATCAACCACTCTTGCCAAATTGTTTTATCTGCTGACGCAACAGATGAGCAAGTTCAATCTGCTTATACGGTCATTGGACTTGCCGATAAAGGCTGCGCAGTTGGAAATATGTTAAGAAAAGCGGATGTACAAATTGTAGCTGACGGCAAAGTAACTGTAGCTTAA
- a CDS encoding carbohydrate ABC transporter permease: MEQVKKKMRIKSFYKGMAFLLPSIILFSVFLFYPMFRTIYLSFFLTKANGDTTVFVGLENYVNMFNSPMFLKSIKSTFLFVLYTVPTTVIISLFLAIIANEKLKGIGFFRTIFSSTMGVSVAAASVFWLYLFNPTMGLLNEMLGLFGIEAIGWLTDPKWALLSVSATTIWMNVGFTFLVLLGGLQSIDSSLYESADIEGAGYLYKLRRITIPMLSPTLFFVITVSIINAFQSFGQIDILTQGGPVNETNLLVYSIYREAFVNYKFGSASAQAIVLFIFILIMTALQFKLGERKVHYQ; encoded by the coding sequence ATGGAACAAGTTAAAAAGAAAATGAGAATAAAAAGCTTTTACAAAGGGATGGCATTTCTATTACCTTCCATTATATTATTCAGTGTTTTTTTGTTCTATCCGATGTTCCGAACGATCTATTTAAGCTTTTTCCTCACGAAAGCAAACGGGGATACTACGGTATTCGTTGGCTTAGAAAACTATGTGAATATGTTTAATTCACCGATGTTTTTAAAAAGCATAAAGTCTACGTTTTTATTTGTTTTGTATACGGTCCCTACTACGGTGATCATTAGTTTATTCCTTGCTATTATTGCAAATGAAAAACTAAAAGGAATCGGCTTTTTCCGAACAATTTTTTCTTCAACAATGGGCGTATCAGTTGCAGCAGCTTCTGTATTTTGGCTGTATTTGTTTAATCCAACGATGGGATTACTCAATGAAATGCTCGGTCTGTTTGGGATTGAGGCAATCGGATGGCTCACTGATCCGAAATGGGCACTGCTATCCGTTTCTGCTACGACAATCTGGATGAATGTAGGTTTTACATTTTTAGTTTTATTAGGTGGCTTACAATCCATCGATTCATCCTTATATGAAAGCGCGGATATCGAAGGGGCAGGATATTTATACAAATTAAGAAGAATAACAATCCCAATGCTATCGCCAACGCTGTTTTTTGTCATTACTGTAAGCATTATTAATGCGTTTCAATCCTTTGGTCAAATCGATATTTTAACACAGGGTGGGCCAGTGAATGAAACGAACTTACTTGTGTACTCGATTTATCGAGAGGCCTTTGTCAATTATAAATTTGGCTCTGCAAGTGCTCAGGCGATTGTATTGTTTATATTTATTTTAATTATGACAGCATTGCAATTTAAGCTTGGGGAAAGGAAGGTGCATTATCAATGA
- a CDS encoding ABC transporter substrate-binding protein: MKKLLAFLTFGMILLLAACSSDGSSTQEQEGTGEDVTSAGKAEKQEVTFWHSMGGAGQEALNKIVENFNSSQDGIQVNAEYQGTYDESLTKFNAVAGSDSAPTVIQTFEIGTKAMINSGQIVPIQELIDADGYDMSGLEENITNYYSLDGTFYSMPFNSSTPVMYYNKDAFKAAGLDPEAPPATYEEVEAASKAIVESNPEMKGFALQAYGWLWEQLLANQGALLLNNDNGRTATPTEIGWTEEEGKSILNWVKNMVDAGTFANYGTNGDNMMAGFLAGDVSMFLQSSASSRDVIDKAPFEVGIAYLPYPEAKERQGVVIGGASLWMIDGKSEEEQKAAWEFMKYVQKPEVQAEWHTGTGYFAINPAAYDEQVVKDAYAEKPQLQVTVDQLQDTKASYATQGALMDMLPEGRKIMETALESIYNGGDVDEAHRAAVDQFNAAIKQANAARGE; this comes from the coding sequence ATGAAAAAACTACTAGCATTCCTTACATTTGGCATGATTTTGTTATTAGCAGCATGTAGCTCAGACGGAAGTTCTACACAGGAACAAGAGGGTACTGGAGAAGACGTAACCTCTGCGGGAAAGGCAGAAAAACAAGAGGTTACGTTTTGGCACTCTATGGGTGGCGCCGGTCAAGAAGCGTTAAATAAAATCGTTGAAAACTTTAATAGTTCACAAGATGGAATTCAAGTGAATGCAGAATATCAAGGAACTTATGATGAATCCTTAACAAAGTTTAATGCGGTAGCGGGTTCAGATAGTGCACCAACAGTTATTCAAACATTTGAAATTGGTACAAAGGCAATGATTAACAGTGGTCAAATTGTTCCGATTCAAGAATTAATCGATGCAGACGGATATGATATGAGTGGCTTGGAAGAAAATATTACAAATTACTATTCATTAGATGGTACATTCTATTCAATGCCGTTTAACTCTTCAACACCTGTTATGTATTACAACAAAGATGCATTTAAAGCAGCAGGACTTGACCCAGAAGCGCCACCAGCAACTTACGAGGAAGTAGAAGCGGCAAGTAAAGCAATTGTGGAATCCAATCCCGAGATGAAAGGCTTTGCATTACAAGCATATGGTTGGCTATGGGAGCAGTTATTAGCGAACCAAGGCGCATTATTATTAAATAACGACAATGGGCGTACTGCAACACCTACTGAAATTGGTTGGACGGAAGAGGAAGGGAAATCAATCTTAAATTGGGTGAAAAATATGGTGGATGCGGGCACATTCGCAAACTATGGTACAAATGGCGATAATATGATGGCAGGCTTCTTAGCAGGTGATGTTTCGATGTTCTTACAATCGTCTGCTAGTTCAAGAGACGTGATTGACAAAGCACCATTCGAAGTTGGCATTGCTTATTTACCATATCCAGAAGCTAAAGAGCGTCAAGGTGTTGTAATTGGAGGGGCGAGTCTTTGGATGATTGACGGAAAATCCGAAGAAGAGCAAAAAGCAGCATGGGAATTTATGAAGTATGTACAAAAGCCAGAAGTACAAGCGGAATGGCATACAGGAACAGGTTACTTTGCGATTAACCCAGCCGCTTATGACGAGCAAGTGGTAAAAGACGCATATGCTGAAAAACCACAATTACAAGTGACAGTGGATCAGCTACAAGATACAAAAGCCTCTTATGCAACTCAAGGAGCATTAATGGATATGCTTCCTGAGGGTCGAAAAATTATGGAAACGGCTCTTGAATCAATTTACAATGGCGGAGATGTAGATGAGGCGCATCGTGCTGCTGTTGACCAATTTAATGCGGCTATCAAACAGGCAAATGCCGCAAGAGGCGAATAA
- a CDS encoding GntR family transcriptional regulator, whose protein sequence is MEYSRALFKIDSDSSLPIHVQIKEQIKLLIGKDLLKPGDILPSTNQLANQLSINRNTIQSVYSQLKEDGLLTIQRGKGTQVASVEKINQFKTQNPYFSFLEQIMNKADDAGYHVENVLLSGFAYIQLFGQPLKRERRYLFVECKMSSCIFYLDEIKRMTSAEIHKIDVSTSKNALMKSLQDADFIITRSDIAENLKSYINDDRKKVISVGSTNDVSLLLEMLVPQ, encoded by the coding sequence ATGGAATATTCAAGAGCTCTATTTAAAATTGACTCCGATTCCTCATTGCCGATTCATGTGCAGATTAAAGAGCAGATTAAGTTGTTAATTGGTAAAGATTTGCTTAAACCGGGCGATATACTGCCCTCAACGAATCAATTAGCAAATCAATTATCGATTAATCGGAACACAATTCAAAGTGTCTACTCCCAATTAAAAGAGGATGGACTTTTGACGATACAACGTGGTAAAGGAACTCAAGTTGCCAGTGTGGAAAAAATTAATCAGTTTAAAACACAAAACCCATACTTTTCATTTTTAGAACAAATCATGAACAAGGCTGATGATGCAGGCTATCATGTTGAGAACGTATTGCTATCTGGATTTGCCTACATACAGCTATTTGGTCAACCTTTGAAACGAGAGCGGCGGTATCTCTTTGTTGAGTGTAAAATGAGTTCATGTATTTTTTATTTGGATGAAATAAAACGAATGACCTCTGCTGAAATTCATAAGATTGATGTGTCCACTTCGAAAAATGCGCTCATGAAATCGCTTCAAGATGCAGACTTTATTATTACTAGATCAGATATCGCAGAGAATCTGAAGAGTTATATTAACGACGACCGAAAAAAGGTCATTTCTGTTGGCTCCACAAATGACGTATCATTATTACTGGAGATGCTAGTCCCACAATAA